The following proteins are encoded in a genomic region of Colletotrichum higginsianum IMI 349063 chromosome 9, whole genome shotgun sequence:
- a CDS encoding Polyketide synthase: MSFKSGGATPSSDMDTSDPIAIVGMAVRLPGGVRNTEDFWNLMMDKRSGLIPIPKERWNSEGFYSPVAKWGTVQNKEAYMFSQADNDLTKFDASYFTCGEKEIERMDPMQRQLLEIARECLDNAGETNWRGEEIGCYVGNFSSDWQDDLSMDPHASGLYRGSGYLDFLQPNRVSYEYGWTGPSMLVKTGCSSSMVALHLAAEAVQNGACKSAMALGCNLITSVITSIVFTETGVLSPSGKCKTFDLLADGYGRGEAVNAVYVKRLSDALRDGNPVRAIIRASATNNDGRSNGIMSPNTYLQEALIRKTYEKAGVPFNKTAFFECHGTGTPTGDPLEVAAVARIWKDNEGVMIGAVKPNVGHSEGAAGLTSVIKAVLALENRVIPPNIYMDNPNPRIPWEEAKLSVPTEPTSWPENRDERISVNSFGVAGSNAHVILESFEGWQKLQDDASSISSDSGVSVRSPGQRLLLFSASHMTSLEKQVEQHREYLRKKNTDVDDLAYTLGHHRDHLSCRAYAIANEDGVFDPSSFKRKPAVSRRLVLAFTGQGVHWGGMGKRLIESNDVFRSTISRLDVWLQSLPESHRPSWTLEKELSLDDAFSRVGQRGYSHPCATAVQIALVDVLASLGIRPDAVTGHSGGEAAAAYAAGSISAEAAMAVAYFRGWLLVNGTVPPGTMAAVSLGPREVEPFLIPGVVVGCENSQLSTTLSGDPVCIQHCIDQIMRRHPDVKARVLNLETSFHSPWIEPLAGPYEDLLKPHLADAKAPTVPHFSSVTGLEMTGDEFGANYWRRNFVQPVLFNTAVRTLVKSNPNNLFIEVGPHPALQRPVNEILRSIPEAACEYITTLHRAEDTNLSMLRLAGELFVQGAPVDMASVIPKGRVLTDLPTYPWLHDVTYMDEPRNPSRYKQRKHTRHVLLGARVLEGNDIEPAWRNMLDLKEVPWLMDHIVNGQIVFPGAGYMAMAGEAMRQVANGQDSYTIRDMSITTGMTVPKEKKMELYTRLIPEDKPSPEGQWYHFKIMSYDGYHWVTHCSGFVRSGAEADKTTVTSAQAEQEFAREIEAEGWYKAVKAVGIDWQTAFQGLDQITANPVRREATATVYDFEDTTHYAAHPTLLDQMLQINLVAQTHGQKRRLDSILLPTFISRLGVLGNQDLCMRAYGSINEAPEGMTANAAIFTDEGRPTVYLEGLSYSELPVAKREEVLLGSTFEWKKDITMVDSVSEIESSTLDASEELRDAIRLLGFKTPDAKVIEIGSGETGVTRIALEALQPARHKRLYNSYTYVCTSEEQLDEATAAVNALEKEDVSIIDLEQLSLCHIPDVVVLSLSTLLSDDRYLQDDLTELKSMQTAGSRLIVHSQDDCVMVSNDNGDKVAKRLQSLGYTLHSKTKSGLILAEPAKRVSLEQDNTKVTILAHSTPGGRTVAEEVQSYFQAKGFKTQISSAQLVPSDGSLVISLLDLTDNTVYDLEPQTFRPFMDSLCNLRGSLIWVIPSVHGDCKDARPAMIQGTARTVRMENKADITLVEADDLPATRTGLPDALFKICQSLPNRRKGGDLDADYDYAIMDGNVHIPRMYWFGFSDPDVSKALPAARETPMFRDDASYLLVGGFGGLGRSVATWLLEHGARNLVFLSRSAKNPDNESFVRELESYPGCVVTSVSGDVGNADDVLEAINSAPKPVAGVLQLSLVLKDNSTAEMTWEEWDGVVNPRVRGTWNVHQALLDAQVPLDFFVIFGSGGGHTGYYGQANYSASNTYLDAFVEYRHHLGLPASIIDLGVVGDVGYLLERDDLYENFKNGGFFFLKEQDVLDSAAIAVANSSGGPYSSFCLGGLSEKPLSDPTNRVNWKRDVRFAQSHYFLKSKTETVGEAKESDEAETFISLARSDPATLRDGATVMGLARFISATLSHLMLRPVEDFPLTESLTSIGLDSIISIELVDWIHQQFHIGLTSMEVTQCTSLMHLAEKITEELISSV; this comes from the exons ATGTCCTTCAAGTCTGGCGGAgccacgccgtcgtccgacATGGACACGTCGGACCCCATCGCCATCGTGGGCATGGCCGTGAGGCTGCCCGGCGGCGTGCGCAATACCGAGGACTTTTGGAACCTCATGATGGACAAGAGGAGCGGCctcatccccatccccaaGGAGAGGTGGAACAGCGAGGGCTTCTACAGCCCCGTGGCGAAATGGGGCACCGTCCAGAACAAGGAGGCGTACATGTTCAGCCAGGCCGACAACGACCTCACCAAGTTCGACGCCTCCTACTTCACGtgcggcgagaaggagattGAGCGCATGGATCCCATGCAGAGGCAGCTGTTGGAGATTGCGCGCGAGTGTCTCGACAACGCCGGCGAGACCAACTGGCGCGGCGAGGAAATCGGCTGCTACGTCGGCAACTTCTCGTCAGACTGGCAGGACGACTTGTCCATGGACCCCCACGCCTCTGGACTGTACAGAGGCTCGGGATATCTCGACTTCTTACAGCCCAACCGGGTCTCTTACGAGTACGGCTGGACAGGTCCGAG CATGCTCGTCAAGACCGGCTGCTCATCCTCTATGGTGGCCCTGCACTTGGCTGCCGAAGCCGTCCAGAACGGTGCTTGCAAGTCGGCCATGGCCTTGGGCTGCAACCTCATCACCTCAGTCATCACCTCCATCGTCTTCACAGAAACCGGCGTCCTGTCGCCAAGCGGCAAGTGCAAGACCTTTGACTTGCTAGCCGACGGTtacggccgcggcgaggccgtcaacgccGTGTACGTAAAGAGGCTGAGCGACGCCCTGAGAGACGGCAACCCGGTACGGGCCATCATCCGGGCGAGCGCCACCAACAACGACGGTCGCTCCAACGGCATCATGAGCCCCAACACGTACCTGCAGGAGGCGCTGATCAGGAAGACGTACGAGAAAGCCGGCGTCCCGTTCAACAagacggccttcttcgagTGTCACGGCACAGGGACGCCCACGGGCGATCCGCTAGAGGTGGCGGCCGTTGCGCGGATCTGGAAGGATAACGAGGGGGTCATGATTGGCGCT GTCAAACCAAACGTCGGCCACTCCGAAGGTGCTGCTGGCCTGACCAGCGTAATCAAAGCGGTCCTTGCTCTGGAAAACAGGGTGATCCCGCCCAACATTTACATGGATAACCCCAACCCGAGAA TCCCATGGGAAGAAGCGAAGCTGTCCGTCCCGACGGAGCCGACGTCTTGGCCGGAAAACCGCGACGAGCGCATCAGTGTCAACTCGTTTGGTGTTGCCGGCTCCAACGCACAT GTCATTCTCGAGTCGTTTGAGGGATGGCAGAAGCTCCAAGATGATGCCAGCTCCATCAGCTCCGACTCGGGCGTCAGCGTCCGGTCTCCGGGCCAGCGTCTGCTGCTGTTCTCCGCCAGCCACATGACTTCCCTCGAGAAGCAGGTGGAACAGCACAGAGAGTACCTCCGTAAGAAGAACACCGATGTGGACGATCTCGCCTACACGCTCGGCCATCACCGAGACCACCTGAGCTGCCGGGCctacgccatcgccaacgaggacggcgtcttCGACCCCAGCAGCTTCAAGAGGAAGCCCGCCGTCTCCCGCCGTCTCGTCCTGGCCTTCACCGGCCAGGGGGTCCACTGGGGCGGCATGGGCAAGCGTCTGATCGAGAGCAACGACGTCTTCCGGAGCACCATCTCCCGCCTCGACGTCTGGCTCCAGTCGCTGCCCGAGAGCCACAGGCCGTCCTGGACCCTGGAAAAGGAGCTCTCGCTCGACGATGCCTTCAGCAGGGTGGGCCAGCGCGGGTACTCTCACCCATGCGCCACGGCCGTCCAGATCGCGCTGGTCGATGTCCTCGCAAGCCTCGGCATCCGCCCCGATGCTGTGACCGGGCACTCTGGCGGagaagctgccgccgcctacgCCGCTGGCAGCATctccgccgaggccgccatggccgttGCCTACTTCCGCGGCTGGCTCTTGGTCAACGGCACCGTTCCTCCGGGGACCATGGCTGCCGTCAGTCTCGGTCCCAGGGAGGTCGAGCCCTTCCTGATCCCCGGCGTGGTCGTGGGCTGCGAGAATAGTCAGTTGAGCACCACACTGTCGGGTGACCCCGTCTGCATCCAACACTGCATCGACCAGATCATGCGCCGCCATCCCGACGTCAAGGCCCGAGTCCTCAACCTGGAGACCTCGTTCCACTCTCCCTGGATCGAGCCCCTCGCCGGCCCGTACGAAGACCTGCTGAAGCCgcacctcgccgacgccaaagCCCCGACTGTCCCCCACTTCTCCAGCGTGACCGGCCTGGAGATGACGGGAGACGAGTTCGGGGCCAACTACTGGCGCCGCAACTTCGTCCAGCCCGTCTTGTTCAACACGGCGGTGCGGACCCTGGTGAAGAGCAACCCCAACAACCTCTTCATCGAGGTCGGCCCGCACCCGGCGTTGCAGCGGCCCGTCAACGAGATCTTGAGGAGCATCCCCGAGGCCGCGTGCGAGTACATCACAACCCTCCATCGGGCCGAGGACACCAACCTGTCGATGCTGCGGCTTGCCGGCGAGCTCTTTGTGCAAGGAGCCCCGGTGGATATGGCTTCTGTTATACCCAAGGGCAGAGTGCTGACCGATCTGCCCACGTACCCCTGGCTGCACGACGTCACGTACATGGACGAGCCTCGCAACCCTTCCCGCTACAAGCAGAGGAAACACACCAGGCACGTTCTCCTGGGCGCCAGGGTGCTCGAAGGCAACGACATCGAGCCCGCGTGGCGAAATATGCTCGATCTCAAGGAGGTCCCTTGGCTCATGGACCACATCGTGAACGGCCAGATCGTGTTCCCGGGTGCCGGCTACATGGCCATGGCCGGGGAGGCAATGCGCCAGGTTGCCAACGGCCAGGACTCGTACACCATCCGTGACATGTCCATCACCACCGGCATGACGGTtcccaaggagaagaagatggagcTGTACACCCGCTTGATCCCCGAGGACAAACCCTCTCCCGAGGGGCAGTGGTATCACTTCAAGATCATGTCCTATGACGGCTACCACTGGGTCACCCACTGCTCCGGCTTCGTCCGCTCCGGCGCAGAGGCGGACAAGACCACCGTCACCAGCGCCCAGGCCGAGCAGGAGTTTGCTcgcgagatcgaggccgagggctggtacaaggccgtcaaggccgtcggcatcgactGGCAGACCGCCTTCCAAGGGCTCGACCAGATCACCGCGAACCCGGTCAGACGCGAGGCCACGGCAACCGTCTACGACTTCGAGGATACGACGCACTACGCCGCCCATCCTACCCTGCTGGATCAGATGCTCCAGATCAACCTCGTGGCCCAGACGCACGGCCAGAAGAGACGTCTTGACAGCATTCTGCTGCCCACCTTCATCTCTCGCCTGGGTGTCCTCGGCAACCAGGATCTCTGCATGAGGGCATACGGCAGCATCAACGAAGCACCCGAGGGCATGACCGCGAATGCCGCCATCTTCACTGACGAGGGTCGCCCGACGGTGTACTTGGAAGGCCTCTCTTACTCCGAGCTGCCTGTCGCCAAGCGCGAAGAGGTCCTGCTCGGGTCCACGTTCGAGTGGAAGAAGGACATCACCATGGTCGACTCTGTATCTGAGATCGAGAGCAGCACATTGGATGCGTCCGAAGAGCTCCGCGATGCCATTAGACTTCTCGGCTTCAAGACGCCCGATGCAAAGGTCATCGAGATCGGCTCGGGAGAGACTGGTGTCACTCGCATTGCTCTCGAGGCCTTGCAACCGGCGCGCCACAAGCGGCTGTACAACAGCTACACCTATGTCTGCACGTCGgaggagcagctcgacgaagccACGGCCGCAGTCAATGCCCTGGAGAAGGAAGACGTGTCCATTATCGACCTGGAACAGCTCTCCCTCTGCCACATTCccgacgtcgtcgtgctGTCTCTCTCGACGCTCTTGTCGGACGATCGGTACCTGCAGGACGACTTGACAGAGTTGAAGAGCATGCAAACTGCCGGCAGCCGACTCATTGTACACAGCCAAGACGACTGTGTCATGGTCTccaacgacaacggcgacaaGGTGGCCAAGAGGCTGCAGTCTTTGGGTTACACTCTTCACTCCAAGACCAAGTCAGGACTCATTCTCGCCGAGCCAGCCAAGCGTGTAAGTCTGGAACAAGACAACACCAAAGTCACCATTCTTGCACACAGCACCCCTGGAGGCCGGACCGTTGCGGAAGAGGTCCAGTCGTACTTCCAGGCCAAGGGGTTCAAGACGCAAATCTCCTCCGCCCAGCTGGTTCCGTCCGACGGCTCCCTCGTCATCTCGCTGCTCGACCTCACAGACAACACAGTCTACGATCTCGAGCCCCAGACTTTCAGGCCTTTCATGGACAGCCTATGCAACCTACGCGGCTCCCTCATCTGGGTCATCCCCTCCGTCCACGGCGACTGCAAGGACGCCCGCCCCGCCATGATTCAAGGCACGGCCCGGACTGTTCGCATGGAGAACAAGGCGGACATCaccctcgtcgaggcggaTGATCTCCCCGCCACCCGCACGGGTCTTCCCGATGCGCTCTTCAAGATCTGCCAGAGCCTCCCGAACCGGCGCAAGGGCGGGGACCTCGACGCGGACTACGACTACGCCATCATGGACGGCAACGTCCACATCCCTCGCATGTACTGGTTTGGGTTCTCCGATCCGGACGTCAGCAAAGCGCTGCCCGCGGCCCGAGAGACGCCCATGTTCCGGGACGACGCCTCCTATCTCCTCGTGGGAGGGTTTGGCGGGCTCGGCCGCTCCGTGGCGACTTGGCTGCTCGAGCACGGCGCCCGCAACCTCGTGTTCCTATCGCGGTCCGCCAAGAACCCGGACAACGAGTCGTTCGTGAGGGAGCTGGAGAGCTATCCCGGCTGCGTCGTCACATCGGTGTCGGGAGACGTCGGCAACGCGGACGACGTGCTCGAAGCCATCAACAGCGCGCCGAAGCCGGTTGCGGGAGTCCTTCAGCTGTCGCTGGTCCTCAAGGACAACTCCACCGCCGAGATGACCTGGGAAGAATGGGACGGCGTGGTGAACCCCCGAGTCCGCGGCACGTGGAACGTTCACCAGGCTCTGCTGGACGCCCAGGTCCCActcgacttcttcgtcatcttcgGGTCCGGAGGAGGCCACACCGGATACTACG GCCAAGCCAATTACAGCGCGTCCAACACATACCTCGATGCCTTCGTAGAGTACCGCCACCACCTCGGTCTTCCCGCCTCGATCATagacctcggcgtcgtcggtgacGTCGGCTACCTCCTGGAGCGCGACGACCTCTACGAGAACTTCAAGAACGGCGGGTTCTTCTTCCTCAAGGAGCAAGACGTCCTCGactccgccgccatcgcggTCGCCAACTCCTCCGGTGGCCCTTACAGCAGCTTCTGCCTGGGCGGCCTGTCGGAGAAGCCGCTCTCGGATCCCACGAACCGCGTCAACTGGAAACGGGACGTCCGCTTCGCCCAGTCCCACTACTTCCTCAAGTCGAAGACCGAGACGGTCGGGGAGGCAAAGGAGAGCGACGAGGCGGAGACCTTCATCTCGCTCGCCAGGTCGGATCCTGCAACCCTCAGGGATGGAGCGACTGTCATGGGCCTCGCGCGCTTCATCAGCGCGACGCTCAGCCATCT